In Sinorhizobium mexicanum, one DNA window encodes the following:
- a CDS encoding PAS domain-containing sensor histidine kinase has protein sequence MNPYDVLEYRREFRLVNHADPATLHSKRCAATLRWELDFSEALPVIRSVPPSKVSRASVDFTEHTDWVAELVAATRIVNVDDRAMQILGISLDLSEVIGEAVGRFVPPDVRQILAELIVDVATEASRARTIVRRLESNERLKDPVVTAWRSEARHSSNTVFISVTGLADDDRSLWDLRASEERYQTLIQRLPIALLQVDVGETSRVLRELKKSGVSDLDAYLQHHPEVIDSANTWARVTEINERAISLLGGTSAVDFLGPAGFLFAEARDVQRRVLAARFNLQRNHTEIMKIRTASGQLRDVQLSVAYPTPSEKLDVTLLALEDITERLSTERQLHQLEADFERSARIALLGQVTATIAHEVNQPLTSIVTNAETSLRWLARQDPNLEKVKQLTARIASSGRAASDIVQRIRGMAAKQEAERIPLCLDEVVEEALVLVGHEIDSKSIVSSIQLAATLPVIGDRIALQQVVVNLLCNSIQAVTESGVVKGQIKISTRVEAGDKVSFSIHDNGPGIAVENLDRIFEGFFSTKPTGMGIGLAISHSIVAAHNGTISVLNHPEGGACFTFTLPAAAP, from the coding sequence ATGAATCCCTATGACGTTCTAGAGTATCGGCGCGAATTTAGGCTTGTGAACCATGCCGACCCCGCGACCCTCCATTCGAAGCGATGTGCCGCCACTTTGCGTTGGGAACTCGATTTCTCCGAGGCACTTCCCGTCATACGATCGGTGCCGCCATCCAAGGTATCGCGCGCTTCAGTCGATTTTACAGAACACACCGATTGGGTCGCTGAGCTAGTCGCGGCCACCCGTATAGTCAATGTCGATGATCGAGCGATGCAGATCTTGGGAATCTCCCTGGATCTGTCTGAGGTAATAGGTGAAGCGGTTGGAAGATTCGTGCCACCGGACGTTCGACAGATTCTTGCTGAACTGATAGTCGATGTGGCGACGGAGGCGTCACGGGCCAGAACCATTGTCCGCCGGCTGGAGTCTAATGAGAGACTCAAGGATCCTGTGGTAACGGCGTGGCGATCTGAGGCCAGACACTCATCCAATACAGTCTTCATTTCGGTCACCGGATTGGCGGATGATGACCGCTCGCTTTGGGACCTGCGTGCAAGTGAAGAACGGTATCAGACCTTAATTCAACGCCTCCCGATTGCCCTGCTGCAGGTCGATGTGGGCGAGACTTCGCGCGTGCTTCGAGAACTCAAGAAGAGCGGCGTCAGCGATCTGGACGCCTATCTGCAGCATCACCCGGAAGTGATCGATTCCGCGAACACGTGGGCGCGGGTCACTGAAATAAACGAAAGGGCGATCTCCTTACTTGGTGGGACGAGCGCGGTGGATTTTCTGGGGCCAGCCGGTTTCCTGTTCGCGGAGGCGCGTGACGTCCAGCGCAGGGTTTTGGCTGCTCGCTTCAACCTCCAACGTAATCACACCGAAATCATGAAAATCCGAACCGCCTCCGGGCAGCTGCGGGACGTACAACTCTCCGTCGCCTATCCGACACCGTCAGAAAAGCTTGATGTAACTCTGCTGGCGTTGGAAGACATCACAGAAAGGTTGAGCACGGAACGACAGTTGCATCAACTGGAGGCTGATTTTGAACGCTCTGCTCGGATCGCATTGCTGGGTCAAGTCACTGCCACGATTGCCCATGAAGTCAATCAACCACTAACTTCGATCGTGACAAACGCAGAAACAAGCTTGCGATGGCTGGCCCGTCAAGACCCAAACCTGGAAAAGGTCAAACAGCTAACCGCACGCATTGCCTCGAGCGGTCGGGCCGCAAGCGACATTGTCCAACGAATTCGGGGTATGGCCGCCAAGCAGGAGGCAGAGCGGATTCCTCTTTGTTTGGACGAGGTGGTTGAAGAAGCTCTGGTGCTCGTGGGGCATGAGATTGATTCCAAGTCCATCGTGAGCTCTATACAGCTTGCCGCGACGCTTCCGGTCATAGGTGACCGGATTGCACTGCAACAAGTGGTCGTCAACCTCCTGTGCAACAGCATTCAGGCTGTGACTGAGAGCGGTGTTGTGAAAGGTCAGATCAAGATCAGCACCCGCGTCGAGGCCGGCGACAAGGTATCCTTCTCCATTCACGACAACGGGCCCGGCATTGCCGTAGAAAACCTGGATCGCATCTTTGAGGGTTTCTTTTCGACCAAACCCACGGGCATGGGGATAGGTCTCGCGATCTCTCATTCGATCGTGGCTGCTCACAACGGCACGATCTCCGTTTTGAACCATCCGGAAGGTGGCGCATGCTTTACGTTTACGTTGCCAGCAGCAGCGCCATAG
- a CDS encoding response regulator transcription factor has translation MLETPLIAVVDDDETVREAVAELLYVLGVPCKCFDRAEAFLEAYIPGQFAWLLTDVRMPGMGGLELLRRVKAMEPSMPVIVLTSYRDSLLEARALECGATAYLTKPVADCDIIDLLASAIDHDLEHSPLDERGDSGNG, from the coding sequence GTGCTCGAAACTCCACTCATCGCGGTTGTTGACGACGACGAAACCGTGCGCGAGGCAGTGGCCGAGCTCCTGTATGTTTTAGGCGTCCCATGCAAATGCTTCGATCGCGCTGAGGCATTTTTGGAGGCCTATATTCCTGGACAGTTCGCTTGGCTGCTTACAGACGTGCGAATGCCTGGCATGGGAGGTCTCGAATTGCTGCGCCGGGTTAAGGCGATGGAGCCGTCCATGCCGGTAATTGTTCTTACCTCTTACCGAGACTCCCTGCTTGAGGCGCGCGCTTTGGAATGCGGCGCGACAGCCTATTTGACGAAGCCGGTCGCGGACTGCGACATAATCGATCTCCTTGCCTCAGCGATCGACCATGACTTGGAGCATTCGCCTCTAGATGAGCGGGGGGATAGCGGTAATGGCTGA
- a CDS encoding ABC transporter ATP-binding protein, with protein MASVEIRNVVKRYGALEIVHGISAEIADGEFVALVGPSGCGKSTLLRMIAGLEEISDGAVVIGGDIVNEVAPKDRNISMVFQNYALYPHMTVAENMAFALRLARLPKDEQKKKVGEAATMLGLEGLLDRYPGQLSGGQRQRVAMGRAIVRRPEVFLFDEPLSNLDAKLRVQMRAEIKGLHQRLRTTSIYVTHDQIEAMTMADRIVVMRDGNVEQIGTPLELFDNPRNLFVASFIGSPSMNFIKGEIVDGTFRASGGIVIPAANLGHRGPAVAGIRPNRLQIAATGPSAKVLIVEPTGDETHLLVELGGTQLAMLLRERVSLAPGDRIDLAFASADVHFFDSQSTLRLGSGDATTGGLKA; from the coding sequence ATGGCGAGCGTCGAAATCAGGAATGTGGTCAAACGCTATGGTGCGCTGGAAATCGTCCACGGTATCTCGGCCGAGATCGCCGACGGTGAATTCGTCGCGCTGGTAGGGCCCTCCGGCTGCGGCAAGTCCACGCTTCTGCGCATGATCGCCGGACTTGAGGAAATCTCCGACGGAGCGGTCGTGATCGGCGGGGATATCGTCAACGAGGTCGCTCCGAAGGACCGCAACATATCGATGGTCTTCCAGAACTATGCGCTCTACCCGCATATGACCGTTGCCGAGAACATGGCCTTCGCCCTGCGCCTTGCCCGGCTTCCCAAGGACGAGCAGAAGAAGAAGGTCGGCGAAGCGGCTACGATGCTCGGTCTGGAGGGTCTGCTCGACCGCTATCCGGGCCAGCTGTCGGGCGGCCAGCGCCAGCGCGTCGCCATGGGGCGCGCGATCGTCCGCCGGCCGGAGGTCTTCCTGTTCGACGAGCCCCTCTCAAATCTCGACGCCAAGCTCAGGGTGCAGATGCGCGCCGAGATCAAAGGCCTGCACCAACGCCTGCGCACCACCAGCATCTATGTGACGCACGACCAGATCGAAGCGATGACGATGGCCGACCGCATCGTCGTGATGCGCGACGGCAATGTCGAGCAGATCGGCACGCCGCTTGAGCTTTTCGACAATCCCCGCAATCTTTTCGTCGCGAGCTTCATCGGCAGCCCTTCGATGAATTTCATCAAAGGTGAGATCGTCGACGGCACGTTCCGAGCTTCCGGCGGCATCGTCATCCCTGCCGCCAATCTGGGTCACAGAGGACCGGCCGTCGCGGGAATAAGGCCCAACAGGCTGCAGATCGCCGCTACCGGCCCTTCCGCCAAGGTGCTGATCGTGGAGCCGACCGGCGACGAGACACATCTTCTGGTGGAGCTTGGCGGAACGCAGCTGGCGATGTTGCTTCGCGAGCGCGTCAGCCTCGCACCCGGCGACCGGATCGACCTCGCCTTCGCTTCCGCGGATGTCCACTTTTTTGATAGCCAAAGTACCTTGCGGCTTGGCAGTGGTGACGCGACGACGGGCGGCCTCAAGGCCTGA
- a CDS encoding glycoside hydrolase family 172 protein, with the protein MTNAGLSPLRGLAKLRNAKTRRFSSYDRTGGNDDRLHIEPGKTVVIGEYEGAGIVTHIWATLACESEDFLRKIVLRAYWDGETEPSVEAPIGDFFGMGHARTANYASLPMQASPEDGKAFNCYLPMPFGSHMKFTVTNEAEHDLLFYYYIDLELHDVLEEDMGRFHAQYRQARPEGMSEAGLTNEQFLFGGENIDGRPNYTILEAEGRGHYVGVLYSVYSRRRSEIWDWYGEGDDMIFIDGEQGLSVPDTVRKPDPRIGAKAALIEPRPESEPGANDAWPPTLHGTGTEDYFNTAWCPTQEYSAPYHGIIAAGGPNWTEPVTLYRWHIEDPAIFHKSIRVTIEHGHANRRADDISSVAFWYQAEPHKPFGKLPDVADRVPTYRRPFHNMEAAMKKARG; encoded by the coding sequence ATGACCAATGCCGGCCTCTCGCCCCTTCGCGGTCTTGCGAAGCTGCGCAACGCGAAAACGCGCCGCTTCTCCAGCTACGACCGCACCGGCGGCAATGACGACAGGCTGCATATCGAGCCCGGCAAGACGGTGGTGATCGGCGAATACGAAGGCGCCGGCATCGTCACCCATATTTGGGCGACGCTCGCGTGCGAGAGCGAGGATTTCCTGCGCAAGATCGTGCTCAGGGCCTATTGGGACGGGGAGACGGAGCCGAGCGTCGAGGCGCCCATTGGCGACTTCTTCGGAATGGGCCACGCCCGCACCGCCAACTATGCCAGCCTGCCGATGCAGGCGAGCCCTGAGGACGGCAAGGCCTTCAACTGCTACTTGCCGATGCCCTTCGGCTCGCACATGAAATTCACTGTCACCAACGAGGCCGAACACGATCTTCTCTTCTACTACTATATCGACCTCGAGCTTCACGATGTCCTCGAGGAGGACATGGGCCGTTTCCACGCCCAGTACCGCCAAGCCCGACCAGAGGGCATGAGCGAAGCCGGGCTGACCAACGAACAGTTCCTCTTCGGCGGCGAGAACATCGACGGCCGGCCGAACTACACGATCCTCGAAGCGGAGGGACGCGGCCATTACGTCGGCGTCCTCTACAGCGTCTACTCACGCCGTCGTTCCGAAATCTGGGATTGGTACGGCGAAGGCGACGACATGATCTTCATCGACGGCGAACAGGGATTGTCGGTGCCCGATACGGTTCGCAAACCCGATCCGCGCATCGGTGCGAAAGCGGCGTTGATAGAACCGCGGCCGGAGTCTGAACCAGGCGCCAATGACGCCTGGCCGCCGACCCTGCACGGCACGGGCACGGAAGACTATTTCAACACCGCCTGGTGTCCGACGCAGGAGTATAGCGCGCCCTATCACGGCATCATCGCGGCCGGCGGCCCCAACTGGACCGAGCCGGTGACGCTCTACCGCTGGCATATCGAGGATCCGGCAATCTTCCACAAGAGCATCCGGGTGACGATCGAGCACGGTCACGCCAACCGCCGCGCCGACGATATCTCCTCCGTCGCCTTCTGGTACCAGGCGGAGCCGCACAAGCCCTTCGGCAAGCTCCCCGATGTCGCGGACCGGGTGCCGACCTATCGCCGCCCGTTCCACAATATGGAAGCGGCAATGAAGAAAGCGAGAGGCTGA
- a CDS encoding carbohydrate ABC transporter permease → MSSKRPQPYFSQSQVTLVRGLWMVVTAILAVMTLFPLLWMVSIAFKPATESFSSNLIPQSPTLDNFIYVLTGVPFIRYMVNSFLVSATVTIVALFFHTMAGYALARLRFPGREVLFLSIFSTFLVSLPVIIVPLFVIVKAMGMLNSYAGLIIPAIFNAFGIFLLRQYYLSLPKEIEEAARIDGAGYWRIYWSVILPLSRPIMSALAILFFLANWNSFLWPLTITSDPNLWVVQLGIANFKSQYSASWNYMMAASTIVAIPTLVLFVIFQRQIMDSLKTSGLK, encoded by the coding sequence ATGAGCAGTAAGCGCCCCCAGCCCTATTTCTCCCAGTCTCAAGTTACTCTGGTGCGTGGCCTCTGGATGGTAGTGACGGCCATCCTCGCCGTCATGACGCTGTTTCCGCTCCTCTGGATGGTGTCGATCGCCTTCAAGCCGGCGACGGAGTCGTTCTCGTCGAACCTCATCCCGCAGTCGCCGACCCTCGACAATTTCATCTATGTGCTGACCGGTGTTCCATTCATCCGCTACATGGTCAACAGCTTCCTCGTGTCGGCTACGGTGACGATCGTGGCGCTCTTCTTCCACACCATGGCCGGCTATGCGCTGGCGCGGCTGAGATTTCCCGGCCGCGAGGTGCTGTTTCTCTCGATTTTCTCGACGTTCCTCGTCTCGCTACCGGTGATCATCGTGCCGCTATTCGTCATCGTCAAAGCGATGGGCATGCTCAATTCCTACGCGGGGCTGATCATCCCGGCGATTTTCAATGCCTTTGGCATCTTCCTTCTCAGACAGTACTATCTGTCGCTGCCGAAGGAGATCGAGGAGGCCGCGCGCATCGACGGCGCGGGTTACTGGCGGATCTACTGGAGCGTCATTCTCCCCCTCAGCCGTCCCATCATGTCGGCACTGGCGATCCTGTTTTTCCTGGCCAACTGGAATTCCTTCCTGTGGCCGCTCACCATCACCTCCGACCCCAATCTCTGGGTCGTCCAGCTGGGGATTGCGAACTTCAAGAGCCAATATTCCGCATCCTGGAACTACATGATGGCCGCTTCCACGATCGTCGCCATCCCGACCCTCGTCCTCTTTGTGATCTTCCAGAGGCAGATCATGGATTCCCTCAAGACCAGCGGACTGAAGTGA
- a CDS encoding carbohydrate ABC transporter permease yields MTTIAETAARRRHAGRTHFSAKHREWIAGYLFVLPDALGLLVFLGVPMALSLVLSVYEVNGFGGYSFVGARNYLRMWNDPLFWKGAKVTALYAVMLVPMLYVCGLGLALLVQRTDRFNAVMRSMFFAPHMVSLVVVALVWQFMVVDKIGVISKLTAALGIGGFSFLGDPNFALITIVLVSVWFLMGFYMLIFLGGLQDIPRQYYEAAMIDGAGPIARFRFITLPLLKPTSFFVIMVSMVAAVAGAQAFDIIYVMTKGGPANATSVLIVYIYQQAFGFGAFGYAAAMASILVVALMIVTAVFFALTRGGRFHHEQ; encoded by the coding sequence ATGACAACGATTGCCGAAACGGCCGCGCGGCGCAGGCACGCCGGCCGGACCCATTTTTCCGCCAAGCACCGCGAGTGGATCGCGGGCTATCTGTTCGTGTTGCCCGATGCGCTGGGGCTGCTCGTCTTTCTCGGCGTGCCGATGGCGCTATCCCTCGTGCTTAGTGTCTACGAGGTGAACGGCTTCGGCGGTTATTCCTTCGTCGGCGCCAGGAATTACCTGCGCATGTGGAACGACCCCCTATTCTGGAAGGGAGCGAAGGTCACCGCGCTCTACGCGGTCATGCTGGTTCCGATGCTCTACGTATGCGGCCTGGGTCTTGCCCTGCTCGTCCAGCGCACCGATCGCTTCAACGCTGTCATGCGTTCGATGTTCTTTGCACCGCATATGGTCAGCCTCGTCGTCGTCGCGCTCGTCTGGCAATTCATGGTGGTCGACAAGATCGGCGTGATCAGCAAGCTGACCGCCGCACTCGGCATCGGGGGTTTCTCTTTCCTTGGCGATCCGAACTTCGCGCTCATCACCATTGTCCTGGTCAGCGTCTGGTTCCTGATGGGGTTCTACATGCTGATCTTCCTGGGCGGTCTGCAAGACATCCCCCGCCAATATTATGAAGCCGCGATGATCGACGGGGCCGGGCCCATCGCCCGCTTCCGGTTCATCACCCTGCCACTTCTCAAACCCACGAGCTTTTTCGTGATCATGGTCTCGATGGTCGCGGCCGTTGCCGGGGCACAGGCCTTCGACATCATCTACGTCATGACCAAGGGCGGGCCTGCCAACGCCACGTCGGTGCTGATCGTCTACATCTACCAGCAGGCTTTCGGCTTCGGCGCCTTCGGCTACGCGGCGGCCATGGCCTCCATCCTGGTCGTGGCGCTCATGATCGTGACGGCGGTGTTCTTTGCCTTGACGCGAGGGGGACGTTTCCATCATGAGCAGTAA
- a CDS encoding ABC transporter substrate-binding protein, with amino-acid sequence MSDNKKAFRTLTRRGLLKGGAAVAGGVVGLGGFPYINRLAVRAQETPLKFWQFYAPGGPVASQVAWFEKTVADWNDSHSQKIELEFIPNSEYITGPKLATAFASGEGPDIFIISPGDFLRYYNGGVLKDLTPFIDDTAKADFPGSVIANRMVDGKIFGIPMEVEPMAMYYSVKAFEEAGLNENDVPKTWEELLEVAKKLTTPERFGVMFETQPGYYQNFTWYPFLWQGGGDFQTPEGKSSFDSPATVQALKFWQDAINSGVAPRQIMGAGGHDTIANLASGYVAMQNVGIWGISQLQSNAKDFPYGVFPLPTPPNGKYVTVGGGWAFVANAKGRNSDAAGEFCAWALASMDQGSIDRVATWCTKGKSDMPPRNSALKAGGEAFSTGMIGTFAKEIHPGTRAEPRVPPEVYKIISDAIQQTQLGGADPQATATAASQQLDAFLSSYQGAPLL; translated from the coding sequence ATGAGTGACAATAAGAAGGCTTTTCGGACACTGACGCGCCGTGGGCTGCTCAAGGGCGGCGCGGCGGTGGCCGGCGGCGTGGTCGGCCTCGGCGGATTTCCCTACATCAACCGCCTGGCGGTGCGGGCACAGGAAACGCCGCTGAAATTCTGGCAGTTCTATGCGCCGGGCGGGCCGGTGGCGAGCCAGGTCGCGTGGTTCGAAAAGACGGTCGCGGACTGGAACGACAGCCACTCGCAGAAGATCGAACTCGAGTTCATTCCGAACTCCGAGTATATCACTGGTCCGAAACTGGCCACCGCCTTTGCCTCCGGCGAAGGGCCCGACATCTTTATCATCTCGCCGGGCGACTTCCTGCGGTACTACAATGGCGGCGTCCTCAAGGACCTGACCCCCTTCATCGATGACACCGCCAAGGCGGACTTTCCCGGAAGCGTCATCGCCAACCGTATGGTGGACGGCAAGATCTTCGGCATCCCGATGGAGGTCGAGCCGATGGCCATGTATTATTCGGTCAAGGCTTTCGAGGAGGCTGGTCTCAACGAGAACGACGTTCCCAAGACATGGGAGGAGTTGCTCGAGGTCGCCAAGAAGCTCACGACACCCGAGCGCTTCGGGGTGATGTTCGAGACCCAGCCGGGATATTACCAGAACTTCACATGGTATCCCTTCCTCTGGCAGGGCGGCGGCGACTTCCAGACGCCGGAGGGCAAGAGCAGCTTCGATTCGCCGGCAACGGTGCAGGCGCTCAAATTCTGGCAGGATGCGATCAACAGCGGCGTGGCGCCGCGCCAGATCATGGGTGCAGGTGGACATGACACCATCGCCAACCTCGCATCCGGCTATGTCGCCATGCAGAACGTCGGCATCTGGGGCATTTCGCAGCTTCAGAGCAATGCCAAGGATTTCCCGTATGGCGTCTTCCCACTGCCCACGCCGCCGAACGGCAAATATGTGACCGTCGGTGGCGGATGGGCATTCGTCGCCAATGCCAAGGGCCGCAATTCCGACGCTGCGGGCGAATTCTGTGCCTGGGCCCTCGCCTCCATGGATCAGGGTTCGATCGACAGGGTCGCCACCTGGTGCACCAAGGGGAAATCCGACATGCCGCCGCGCAACAGCGCGCTGAAGGCGGGCGGCGAAGCCTTCTCAACAGGCATGATCGGCACGTTCGCCAAGGAGATCCACCCCGGTACCCGGGCGGAGCCGCGCGTGCCGCCGGAGGTCTACAAGATCATCTCCGACGCGATCCAGCAGACGCAACTGGGCGGCGCCGATCCGCAAGCCACCGCGACGGCCGCCTCCCAGCAGCTCGACGCGTTCCTTTCGAGCTACCAGGGTGCGCCGCTCCTTTGA